The genomic interval ACACCAGGATTATCCCAGGGAACGGTGCCCAAAGGACAGGCCTTGGGAATGTCACCTGACatttccccttcctgctgcccgTCCCCAGCCAAGAGGATTCATCTGCTCATGCCAGGACACTCTGCAGCCTGCCTCACAAACATCTCTGCCTATCAGCCtcctgccagcagtgcagggcacaCCTGGtcagctcctgccctgagcaAGGGGGGCGCAGCATCCCCGGGGtcctggagggagcagagcctgcaggagcaTCCTTCATCCATTCTGGGCTTTCAGAGCCCCAGCAACGCCTCACCTTTTCCTCTGCACAtctgcactgcctgggctgctccctgtgtgcagctgggaaggggccaGTGCAGGGAAAGGCTCCACCAAATGAGACCAACCTTCCTGTCAGCCCTTGTCAAAGAGAGAGGGACATGGCTACGGGGTGCTGGGGCAATAGCCATGGCAGATGGGGCTGCCAGGCACATTtatgccatgccatgccatcccTGGCATGTCCCTgaggccccagctgccccacCGGCACACACATCCCGCTGTgtcacagtgctgctggcaggagcctggcagtgcccgtTGTGCCCACGGCCCAGGCTCTCTCAGCaaacagcccagggctggcagtgccaggctcacCCTGCAAACAAACAGCTGGTTTGGGAAAGCCTCCCCCAAGGGGAGCTCTCTCTCTCCTACACCCCCCAAGAGCACGGCATGGCCCGTGGCACAGAGGGCCCTGCAATACTGATGGTGCATTTCTCCCCGGCACACGCTGTACCCGtgtgagagctgctcagctcccaCCCCCTCCACTCCATCTCAGCCACTTTCAGATGGATTTGAACATGAAAAATGCTCTTTATCTTTGTGCCAACCACAGGCATTTTCCTTCCCAGTGCTATTTGGAGCATACAATGTGTTCGGTGTATTGAAACACCATTCCTCCCTGATTCTTGCTCCTTTGGAACTAATCATCCATTTCCAGCTGAGAATATTTCCTCCAACAGGCCTTTGACAGGAGttcctgagcagccctgcaaaGACCACCTCTGCCTGTGCCTCCCCAGTTGTGTCAGACACCTCCAGGTTCAGGCCCATTaagctgctcacagcagcctgaTGATTAATGCTtacacaggcacagctggcagcatcTAAAGAAGTAATTACGGCtaagcagctgcagaggagatgCCATGCTCCACTGCAAAGCCAGATGTCAGTTTTATTGGTCCTCAAAGTTTCAGATGAAAGGGCTTTGGGACAACGGGAATGGAATCATTTCAGGAGATGCGGAGAGGGAgctcctttgctccaggtggAGCCTGCTGTGAGGGGCatcagctgcagagccctgctgtggggccagggcagacccacagccagagctccatggcaccagcaccagcaccaggcaGAGCTGAACCACTTGGACAAGAAAGGGTCATCTGGCACCACAGCCAcggctttggggacactgaaaAATCCACCTCTGAATCTGTATCAGTGtcaaaacaccacaaaaccaATCAGAGCCAAATCCAAAGCCTGCTGAACTGAATAGGGATCTTTCCAGGAACTTCAATTGGATTGAACTGATGAGAGAAGATTTTGTGACACCTGCTAAGGACTTTCATTCTCCAAAATTTCTGTGGTACCTGTCCTCTTGGTCCCTACCCTGGCTGAAGTGGTGTGGGAGCAGTGTGCAATCCTCTAAGgtaaaaatttcagaaatatgaaaatcaGGAGTCTGTTTTGCTAATTCAGGGAAAGCCTATGTTCATCCTCTCTTCAATTAGCAGAGATCATTGTGCCTATAAAGAacttatattttttccttattttaaatataaatgccAGCACAATTTTTCTAATCCATTCCTTTACCTACATTAATTCTCCTACTAGAACTTGTACAAGACACTGTAATTTCAAGCAGAAGCTTCTTAATAACACAAATCATCTATCCCTGTTGGAATATAAGCGGATCCATGACCTTAGAACTATTTTGCTAAGAAATCCAGCTAGAAAACTAATTTTAAGTAAACCTACAGATGTCAAAAACCCAGATGGCTTTTCAGGATGCTAACTTAAGCTTCATTGCATAAGCAGATTAGGGCTGCCTGTTGAGCCCCACACAAGAGTCGATGGCACTGAATCCATGGAATTACACCCAAACTGTTCACTTCCTGATGCATCTTCCATCGAAAACTTTGTCAGCTCCCCACACCAGGAGCCTGCTCACTGTGAGCACCACACCCAGGGTGGCAGCTCTGCGTTCTCCCTCCATCTCTCTATCTGTCCTTctatccctctgtccctctgtccctctgtccctgtgtctttCTGTCCCTCAATCCCTCTATCCCTGTGCCCTTctatccctctgtccctctatccctctgtccctctatCCCAAGGCCACtggccaaagcagcagctggctaCACTGATGGATGGGGCAGTTGTTccatccttcatcctcctcaAATGAAAATGGAGGAGCCTCATGAACCTCTCAAAGGTTTCGGCACAGCAGATGTGCAATGATTTTGTGGTTCAGCCTCACGGGACCCAGATTAGCCCGCTGTTACCATTGGTAACCAGCCGTACCTGGCTATCAGGGGAAGTTAATGAGCCCGTGAGCgctccagctcagggcaggagcagcggggctgcagggtggctgCGGGAAGCGGGGCACACGCTGCTCCTGGAGAGGACACCTGCCTTTCCATGGCGTGTTGTGTAACAgggcccagcccctgcccctctctgctccGAGCCCTCATTCCAGAGCGCAGCAGCTGCTCCGAGAGAGCCCCGCTGAAATGCGGCCAGAGGGATGGAATTGTGCTTTCCCTCCCTGCGTGGAAGCGTGTCACGGTTGCTGACAGATGGCTCGGCTGCTTGTGCCTGATGATTATCAAGCCTCTATTACCTTTGCAAAGTGAACCCCAGTAAAAGATTTTCTGTAATGAATTTCGCTGTGTTTGCACCCTCGGTTTGTGTCCCACACATCCCAAAGCGTGCGAGGCGCTCGGGCGCTGATTTACAGTGCCAGAGGTGCCGCGTCCTGCGGGCACAGGCACGGCACTTTCGGCAGTCTGTGCTGCCACCTAGCCAGGCCCGGCCCGCCGAGCTGAGCCCCAATTCACCTGCACAGCCCGCACGGAAAGGTGTCCCCGGACCTGAGCCCCAATTCACCTGCACAGCCCGCACGGAAAGGTGTCCCCGCACCTGAGCCCCGCTCCACCTGCACAGCCTGCACAGAAAGGTGTCCCCGGACCTGAGCCCCAATTCACCTGCACAGCTTGCACAGAAAGGTGTCCCTGGGTCTGAGCCCCAATTCACCTGCACAGCCCGCACAGAAAGGTGTCCCTGGGTCTGAGCCCCAATTCACCTGCACAGCCCGCACAGAAAGGTGTCCCTGGGTCTGAGCCCCAATTCACCTGCACAGCCCGCACAGAAAGGTGTCCCCGGACCTGAGCCCCAATTCACCTGCACAGCCCGCACAGAAAGGTGTCCCCGGACCTGAGCCCCAATTCACCTGCACAGCCTGCACAGAAAGGTGTCCCTGGGTCTGAGCCCCAATTCACCTGCACAGCCCGCACggaaaggtgtccctgggtCTGAGCCCCGCTCCACCTGCACAGCCCGCACAGAAAGGTGTCCCCGGACCTGAGCCCACCCCAAGCCTGGCGGGCAGGCACCGGCGCTCCCCGGCTGCAGAACCCTCGCCCAGCAAACGGCACAGAGCAGCCCGAGCTCGGCACTGCTCTCCCCCTCCCCGTGCGGCCGGTACTTACGGTAGAAGACATATTCGGTGTAGCTGGACCAGACCTTGTCGTCTGTGTACTGGTTGACGAAGGAAGCCGTCACCGAGGAGTTACAGGCCACCATGTGGAATCCACACTCGGACAACATGTCAAAAGCCCTCTCCAGGTGCTTGAACTTGAGATAAAACCTGGAGGTGTACCTTTCTGGAGCCCTGTCCGGGTCTCTGCTTTCATTCAAACTTTCTCCAAAAACCTCTTTGACCAAAGAAATCCTCCCACAAACCAAAATCCTTGGGACCCTCCTGAATTTGGCATCTGCTTGGCTCTCCCTGCCAATGGTGCACGAGCCACGGTAGCCGATGGTGATGAATCCCCACTTGCGGTCAGGCGGCAGCAGTGATGGGGGGCAGATTCTGGTGTCACTGCCCTGGGACACCTCTTCGTAGTCACTGTGGCAATAATCATCAGGGCTTTGCTTGCTGTCGTCGGGAGTCAGGAGCTTGACCAGGTCCGGGAGCTGGAAGTACTCAGCCTCCCTCCtgagccttcccttctctggGAAGTGGTCGGGCAGAACCACTTGCTTGTCCCTGAGATAGTCCAGAATATAGCGGAACAGGAAACCATCTCTGTCGATGAAGAATCTTCCCTTGGAGTCCTTGGCCAGATCGTTGGCCGTGTCTCTCTTTGGGGTGAACATTTTCCAGAGCAGGGAGTGAGGGGTGCCAACCAAGGTGGAGTGGCGAGTGAAGTAAACCTGGCCGCCCACGTTGAGCTCCACCACCTCGGGGAaggagggcagccctggcccctgCTCCCGGGCAGGAAGGTAAGTCCTGCAGTTGCCACTTAGAGCCATTGTAGTTTAAACTGGAAATCAGCAGCACGGAGAAGCAGGACTGTCAATCACATCAGAGGGTAGAATAAAGCTCCCAGTATTAAGAAGAAACAAGGGGGAAatgaaaattgagaaaataaaaatagccaATAGgattgtttaaaagaaaaatctgaattgtCCATGAGTGACAGTGTGGCAGAAGTGGTTTATACACAGAGCCACGGAGGCTGGAGAGCAATCACCTCATGACATGCAATCACATCATCAGATCTTCCAACAAAGCCATCAAAATCAAGGTCAAGCCAAGCCTATGGTCATTCACAGGTCTGTGAAAAGGGGAAGCAAAACAAGACACAAATTACTCTTTAAGCATCACAGCTGCTGcaacagagcaaagcagagcagtcTGTAGAGCCAAGCTAAATCTGCTAAATAGGTCTCTCTATTTTGGCAAGTTCTACGCTTCTATTTCACAAGTATTCATCAATGGAAGGGCTACATATGACTACACTGTTTAAAAGCAACTGCAGACTTCATCTTTAAAGAAACATCTAAATTAGACATGCACATGAGGGAACAAGAACGGGTAGTCTTACCTTGGTAACAATTAATGCATAGCTCTtgtaaagaaaaccaaaatgtcAAGACACTCAGAACACACATACAGGCACACAGGGTCCGGGTAGTGTGAATCCGATCCCAGCAAGGGACAGCAAAGGCAAGAGAAGTGCTCTTAGCAGCATCCACGGAGGTCTCAAGTGTTAAACCGAGTCACAGGGAAGTTAACCGTGGCGGGTGACGAGGAAACCAGTACATACAGCACGgcggaaaaaaaataaataaataaacaaacaaacaaataaatgaaataattcccGAGCGGATGCGCCGGGCTGGGGGAGCGGGAGGGCAGCGGGGGCCGGCCCCGATGACTTGCAGAAAGCCCGCAGCCTGCGCTAGGCACTGCCGGGCTCCGGCGGCTCCCGCGGCGGCAGCGCGGCCGGCGGCTCCCCCATGGCCCCCGGGACCGCGGGCaccgccggggccgccccgcgccGGCTCCGCTCCGCCCCGCTGCGCGCTCCGGGCTCCGCTCAGCGCTCAGCGGCGCGGGGCCGCCAGCGCGGAGGGCGATGCCGATTGCATCATCTTAAAGGAGTCGGGCCGGGATGGGCACCGCGTCccgcaccggcaccggcacggGGCAGCGCGGCGAGCGGGCAGCGCCGGGCACTGCACAGGCGGGCACGGCAGGGCGCGCACAGCCCGGGCAGCACCGCGGACAACGCCGGTCCCCGCCGgtccccgccgggccgggccgggccgggcagcgccgccgcccgccgctcACCGCCCGAGCTGCGGTGCAGTCCCTCCCGCTCCGTCCCCTCGGCCGGCAGCGCCCGTCCCCTGCCCGCCCCCAACGTGCCTGTCCCGGCTCCGCGGGGGCTCCCGGTGCGCGGCCGCGGCTGCCGGCCAGGAGCGGGACTCgctcccgctgccgccgctgctcATCTCCCGGAGCCGGCGGGGAGGGGACCGGCCGCGGGgcgcgggaggaggaggagggaccGGGGGCGGCTCCGGCGGTGCGGAGGACCCGCTGTACTTGTGGGGCTCTCACGGGGAGAGCCGCGGGCGCGCCCGCACCGCCACCTCGTGTCCGTCCCCGCTGCTCGGCCCGGGCGCTGCGGGCACGGAGAGAGGAGCCGGCATCCCGGCGGCAGCCGAAACCCAGCGGAGGAGCTGCGGGAGCGGCTCCCCCGAGCACCCCACACTGCCGGGCATCCGCGGGAACGGGGCAGCACGGCCCCCTGACAGCTCACACCGCTTCTGGGCAAAAATACTCTTCTCGGAATGATAACACACGAGAAAAGAAAGCCTTTTACTCAAAGGTGGctaaaattaaagattttaattttagtgAAGTCTCTCTCTGATGGAGTCACCATGCAGGGGTAGATTTTGCTGACTGCACTTAAGTTCACGgattcacagaatattctgagttggaagggtcaaggatcatggagtccagctCTTAAGTAAATCCACACAGGAATCGAATCCACAACCTTGGTGTATTAGCACCAGCTGAGGCTGCAAATAATCATGgccataatttaaaaacatggccataatttaaaagaaaatagccaaaagaataattttcaagGCTAAGACAGAAAATCATTACTTGTGTACCTACAGACTTTTCAAATTAAATCTGAAAGCTGAACAGTAAATCAATTAACTGTTGATTTTTACCTCAATTCATTAATTCTGAAGCAACTGCTGCACTCCTGAACAAAATCTGTCTCTCAGTTCAGGATCCTTATTTTCAAACCAGCAGAATCTGGTGTCACTACAGAGTGTGCTGGTTGTGCCTCAGAAAAACCCAAGTCCTGTGTCctgcccttgtggctctgcagagcagctgaagcagTGCAGGTCAAGGGCTCCACAACCCCTGCACAGGGGATTTAAAGGTGGGATGTGAGATCATGTTCGCTTAAATGTCTTCATTACTTTTTTAAGAGCCTGGTGCAGTCGGTGCAGACAGGATTTAACACCTGCGTGACCAGCCAGAGAGATCGACAGCTGCCTCTGGGAGTGTCAGTGCTGTACCTGTTCACAGCAGGGAGAATTGCATCAGCTTTTGCTAACATTTAAGTTGGCCGTGCTAGTTCATATGTGGCAATCtaattaaaatccattttcataCTGGCAGGGCTTGAGGAatccattccctgtccccagtaAGAGCTGATGGTGCTCAAACTGGCACGGAAGCGTTTGTGATGTCGCTGTTTGTGATGTCCCTGTGACAACAAGCCACGGCCCGAGGCTGGGGGTggtgctcagcccagcactgctggggccaggACACCACACCTGGGGATGTGCAGGTGCCCAgcgagcagggacaggagccaccCACACCTGGGATggcagtgctcagagcagaCAGGAGCTACCCACACTTGGGGATGCAGGGCCCAGAGAGCAGGACAGACCACCCACACCTGGGGATGTGCAGGTGcccagtgagcagggacaggagccaccCACACCTGGGGATGTGCAGGTGCCCAGcgagcagggacaggagttacccacacctggggatgtgcaggtgcccagtgagcaggg from Zonotrichia leucophrys gambelii isolate GWCS_2022_RI chromosome 13, RI_Zleu_2.0, whole genome shotgun sequence carries:
- the KCTD16 gene encoding BTB/POZ domain-containing protein KCTD16, with product MALSGNCRTYLPAREQGPGLPSFPEVVELNVGGQVYFTRHSTLVGTPHSLLWKMFTPKRDTANDLAKDSKGRFFIDRDGFLFRYILDYLRDKQVVLPDHFPEKGRLRREAEYFQLPDLVKLLTPDDSKQSPDDYCHSDYEEVSQGSDTRICPPSLLPPDRKWGFITIGYRGSCTIGRESQADAKFRRVPRILVCGRISLVKEVFGESLNESRDPDRAPERYTSRFYLKFKHLERAFDMLSECGFHMVACNSSVTASFVNQYTDDKVWSSYTEYVFYREPSRWSSSHCDCCCKNGKGDKEGESGTSCNELSTSSCDSQSEASSPQETVICGPVTRQPNIQTLDRAKKGPVQLLQQAESRRKSDLLRTLTSGSRESNASKKKAVKEKLSIEEELEKCIQDFLKIKIPDRFPERKHPWQSELLRKYHL